From a single Beijerinckia sp. 28-YEA-48 genomic region:
- a CDS encoding branched-chain amino acid ABC transporter permease, with the protein MSHSSTPALRTISIVAGALVAVAFLVGASGYHHLQATLVLSYAVALLGLNILTGYSGQISLGQGAFFAIGAYATAIAMDRFAAPYWLTPAFAAIVCFIAGYLFGRPALKLEGLYLALATFALAVAMPQLLKSNLINGCTGGVQGIVLVKPEVPSGLPLTQDQWLLLFSALVTAVMFLLAHNLLRGGSGRAMRAIRDNAAAAEAMGVDRKHIKCMAFGISAAFTGVGGALSTIAIQFVAPDSFTVFLSISLLVGIVIGGMGTLSGAFLGAVFIMFVPTLAETISKDAPWFVYGVVLIVCMFAMPNGVVGLITRLRSRYGASHLASSQPAAKTNPTSVQ; encoded by the coding sequence ATGTCGCACTCTTCCACGCCGGCCCTACGGACCATCTCGATCGTCGCCGGCGCGTTGGTGGCGGTCGCCTTCCTGGTCGGCGCCAGCGGCTATCATCATCTCCAGGCAACGCTGGTTCTGTCCTATGCGGTCGCTTTGCTCGGCCTCAACATTCTCACCGGCTACAGCGGCCAAATTTCCCTCGGGCAGGGGGCATTCTTCGCGATCGGTGCCTATGCGACCGCCATCGCCATGGACCGGTTCGCCGCGCCCTATTGGCTGACGCCCGCGTTTGCGGCCATCGTTTGCTTCATCGCCGGATATCTGTTTGGCCGGCCGGCGCTCAAGCTGGAAGGGCTATATCTGGCGCTAGCGACCTTCGCGCTCGCCGTCGCCATGCCGCAATTGTTGAAGTCGAACCTGATCAATGGCTGCACCGGTGGCGTGCAGGGGATCGTGCTCGTCAAGCCCGAGGTCCCGTCGGGCCTGCCGTTGACGCAGGATCAATGGTTGCTGCTTTTCTCAGCCCTCGTGACCGCGGTGATGTTCCTCTTGGCGCACAATCTGCTGCGCGGCGGCAGTGGCCGCGCCATGCGGGCCATTCGCGACAATGCGGCTGCCGCCGAGGCGATGGGGGTCGATCGCAAACACATCAAATGCATGGCCTTCGGTATATCGGCGGCCTTCACCGGTGTAGGCGGCGCCTTGTCGACCATCGCCATTCAATTCGTCGCGCCTGATTCCTTCACCGTCTTTCTGTCGATCTCCCTTCTCGTCGGTATTGTGATCGGCGGCATGGGCACATTGTCCGGCGCTTTCCTGGGCGCTGTCTTCATCATGTTCGTGCCGACCTTGGCTGAGACGATTTCCAAAGACGCACCCTGGTTCGTTTACGGCGTCGTGCTGATCGTCTGCATGTTCGCCATGCCGAATGGCGTCGTGGGTCTCATCACCCGTCTGCGCAGCCGTTATGGCGCCTCGCATCTCGCTTCCAGCCAACCGGCCGCCAAGACCAATCCGACGTCAGTTCAATAA
- a CDS encoding branched-chain amino acid ABC transporter permease yields MSSLLPQVLAGLATGGIYASVALALVMIYQATNHVNFAQGEMAMFSTFLAWALIQNGMPYWLAFVVTLALSFVIAAVIEFVVIRPMHNAPVLSIVVVFVGLLVVFHSLAGLLFGYTIKEFPSPFPAEAWYGSSLMSAHDVGAIGVTLIMVTALFCFFRFTPLGLVMRAAAQNAASSRLVGINVSRMLMLGWGLAGAVGAVAGMMVAPVVFLDPDMMTGVLLYAFAGALVGGIDNPFGAVVGGFLVGILENVVGTYIVGTELKLTVALAMIIGVLIVRPSGLMGRTIVTRV; encoded by the coding sequence GTGAGTTCGCTGCTGCCGCAAGTGCTGGCGGGCCTGGCGACTGGTGGCATCTATGCCAGCGTCGCCTTGGCGCTGGTGATGATCTACCAGGCGACCAACCATGTGAACTTCGCCCAGGGCGAGATGGCGATGTTCTCCACCTTCCTGGCTTGGGCGCTCATCCAGAATGGCATGCCCTATTGGCTCGCCTTCGTAGTGACCTTGGCGCTGTCGTTCGTCATCGCGGCGGTGATCGAATTTGTTGTCATCCGGCCGATGCACAATGCGCCGGTATTGTCGATTGTCGTCGTCTTCGTCGGTCTGTTGGTGGTCTTCCACAGCCTCGCCGGATTGCTGTTTGGTTATACGATCAAGGAGTTTCCGAGCCCCTTTCCGGCGGAGGCCTGGTACGGCAGTTCGCTGATGTCGGCCCATGATGTTGGCGCCATCGGCGTGACCTTGATCATGGTGACGGCGCTGTTCTGCTTCTTCCGCTTCACGCCATTGGGCCTTGTCATGCGCGCCGCGGCCCAGAATGCGGCCTCCTCGCGTCTGGTCGGCATCAATGTTTCGCGCATGCTGATGCTCGGCTGGGGATTGGCTGGCGCCGTGGGCGCCGTTGCCGGCATGATGGTCGCCCCGGTCGTCTTCCTCGATCCCGACATGATGACCGGCGTGCTGCTGTATGCTTTCGCGGGTGCGCTGGTCGGCGGGATCGACAATCCGTTCGGCGCTGTGGTCGGCGGCTTCCTCGTCGGCATTCTGGAGAATGTGGTCGGCACCTACATCGTCGGCACCGAGCTGAAGCTGACCGTCGCGCTGGCGATGATCATCGGCGTTCTGATCGTGCGGCCATCGGGCCTGATGGGCCGAACCATCGTGACGCGGGTGTAG
- a CDS encoding ABC transporter ATP-binding protein, with translation MTNLLTVQGLSATYGASLVLWDVDLVIAEGEIVALLGANGAGKTTTLRALCQMMVSTKGRISFGGVSVTGRTTEQIARLGIGHVPDGRGTFLGLTTEENLRLGLQARPRQAGGKADIARIYDYFPRLSERRKQQAGTLSGGEQQMLAIGRALVGKPKLLLLDEPSFGLAPLVVKDIFAIMRRINQEEKVAILLVEQNAKLALDLAHTAYLIETGRIVKSGRAGDIRRDDAVRQVYLGG, from the coding sequence ATGACAAATCTCCTCACCGTGCAGGGTCTGTCGGCCACGTATGGCGCTTCGCTCGTGTTGTGGGACGTCGATCTTGTCATCGCGGAGGGCGAGATCGTCGCTCTGCTCGGCGCCAATGGCGCCGGCAAGACGACGACGCTGCGGGCACTCTGCCAGATGATGGTCTCGACCAAGGGCCGCATCTCGTTTGGCGGCGTGTCGGTGACGGGGCGTACGACTGAACAGATCGCCCGGCTCGGCATCGGCCACGTCCCGGATGGTCGCGGCACCTTCCTCGGCCTGACGACGGAGGAGAATCTGCGCTTGGGGCTACAGGCGCGGCCGCGACAGGCGGGCGGAAAAGCCGATATTGCCCGCATCTACGATTATTTCCCGCGCCTTTCTGAACGGCGCAAGCAGCAGGCCGGCACATTGTCGGGCGGCGAACAGCAGATGCTCGCCATCGGCCGTGCGCTCGTGGGAAAGCCGAAACTGTTGCTGCTCGACGAGCCGTCTTTCGGTCTGGCGCCCCTCGTCGTGAAGGACATCTTCGCGATCATGCGGCGCATCAACCAGGAGGAAAAGGTCGCCATCCTGCTGGTCGAGCAGAACGCCAAACTGGCGCTGGATCTGGCGCACACCGCTTACCTCATCGAGACGGGTCGCATCGTGAAATCGGGACGCGCCGGAGACATTCGCCGCGACGATGCCGTCCGTCAGGTCTATCTGGGAGGATAG
- a CDS encoding ABC transporter ATP-binding protein: MTSEQGQAKPLLRVDGISVRFGGIVALDGVSFEVAAGQICGLIGPNGAGKSTLFNCISRLYSPAAGHIDFDGRRLTDLARHDIAGIGIGRTFQNVALFDSMTVTENIMVGCHDRLDAGFARNALRLPGAVQREQETQDRVRQLVHFLGLEAVAHRPVVDLPFGTRKRVELGRALAVEPKLLLLDEPACGLNREEIDRLADLIVDLRGRLGITVLLVEHNMSLVMAISDKVVTLNFGRVIAQGTPADVRAHPEVIRAYLGDDDETVLEVSS; encoded by the coding sequence ATGACCAGCGAACAGGGTCAGGCGAAGCCGCTTCTGCGGGTCGACGGTATTTCCGTTCGATTCGGCGGTATTGTTGCCCTGGACGGCGTGTCGTTCGAGGTCGCCGCTGGGCAGATTTGCGGGTTGATTGGGCCGAACGGAGCCGGCAAGAGCACGTTGTTCAATTGCATCTCGCGGCTCTATAGCCCGGCTGCCGGGCATATTGATTTCGATGGCCGCCGGCTGACCGATCTCGCCAGGCACGACATCGCCGGCATCGGCATTGGTCGGACATTTCAGAATGTCGCTTTGTTCGACTCCATGACGGTGACCGAGAACATCATGGTCGGCTGCCATGATCGGCTCGACGCCGGGTTCGCGCGCAACGCGCTCCGCTTGCCGGGTGCCGTCCAAAGAGAGCAGGAGACCCAGGATCGCGTACGCCAGCTCGTCCATTTCCTCGGTCTGGAGGCCGTGGCCCATCGTCCCGTGGTGGATCTGCCGTTCGGAACACGCAAACGTGTCGAACTTGGCCGCGCTCTTGCGGTGGAACCTAAGCTCCTCCTGCTCGACGAGCCGGCCTGCGGCCTCAACCGCGAGGAAATCGACCGGCTGGCGGATCTGATCGTCGATCTGCGTGGTCGGCTTGGCATCACGGTTCTGCTCGTCGAGCACAATATGAGCCTCGTCATGGCCATCTCCGACAAAGTTGTGACGCTCAATTTCGGCCGTGTGATTGCACAAGGAACACCCGCCGACGTACGTGCCCATCCCGAAGTGATCCGCGCTTATCTCGGCGACGACGATGAGACCGTGCTTGAGGTCTCATCATGA
- a CDS encoding AMP-binding protein, with the protein MHLIDMFNTAAQRWPDRIFLREGEKTRDYATVRSAAIAIAKGLRARGVGVDTRVGIMGPNTSDLIEGVFGIFIVHCIWVPVNVRSTASELVDYLTALDVDILLYTSSVTEVVRQAQARLPHLRLVAALDGPGRHEWLAGSDHVVLDDLPPRAHAVISLTSSGGTTGKPKGVALTELNWETAVATAASQFPGDHPVFLLAAPMSHAAGGLALMFLPRGPELIVLPSFEPEAVMAAIEKHHITHLFLPPTAIYMMLSHPKRHQYDFSSLKYFIYAGAPMSVDKLREALALFGPVMTQFYAQMECFGSITCLTPDHHAEALADPHKQHRLASAGQANIYARVEIMGENGDLLKAGERGEIVVRSNLVFSHYVGVPDDQKPKPDTWHHTSDVGYRDEDGFFYIVDRLRDMIITGGFNVYPSEVEQAVLAHPAVKDCAVIGVPDEKWGEAVVAFIEVKPSEAVTESDLIAFCRKTLSGVKTPKRVIVVDELPRSPVGKVLRRVVRDELWKNRPRNI; encoded by the coding sequence GTGCATCTCATCGATATGTTCAACACAGCCGCGCAACGATGGCCAGATCGCATCTTCCTGCGCGAGGGCGAGAAGACGCGCGACTATGCCACGGTGCGCTCGGCCGCGATCGCCATCGCCAAGGGCCTGCGCGCCAGAGGGGTCGGCGTCGATACGCGTGTCGGCATCATGGGGCCGAACACCTCCGATCTGATCGAAGGCGTCTTCGGTATCTTCATCGTCCATTGCATCTGGGTGCCGGTCAATGTGCGCAGTACGGCGAGCGAGCTCGTCGATTATCTCACCGCCCTAGACGTAGACATATTGCTTTACACGTCGTCCGTGACCGAAGTCGTCAGGCAAGCGCAGGCGCGTTTGCCGCATCTGCGTCTTGTCGCGGCTCTCGATGGGCCAGGGCGGCACGAATGGCTGGCGGGCTCGGACCATGTTGTGCTCGACGATCTGCCGCCGCGCGCCCATGCGGTCATCTCGCTGACGTCGTCGGGTGGCACGACGGGCAAGCCGAAGGGCGTCGCCCTCACGGAGCTGAACTGGGAGACCGCTGTCGCCACGGCCGCCTCGCAGTTTCCCGGCGATCATCCAGTCTTTCTTTTGGCGGCGCCCATGAGCCATGCGGCCGGCGGCTTGGCGTTGATGTTCCTGCCACGGGGCCCGGAACTGATCGTTTTGCCGAGTTTCGAGCCGGAAGCGGTGATGGCGGCGATCGAAAAGCACCATATCACCCATCTGTTTCTGCCACCGACCGCCATCTACATGATGCTGAGCCATCCCAAGCGGCATCAGTACGATTTCTCCTCGTTGAAATACTTCATCTATGCCGGCGCGCCTATGTCGGTCGATAAGCTGCGCGAGGCTTTGGCTCTCTTTGGCCCGGTGATGACGCAATTCTATGCGCAGATGGAATGTTTCGGCTCTATCACCTGCTTGACGCCGGACCATCACGCCGAAGCTTTGGCCGATCCCCATAAGCAGCATCGTCTCGCCAGCGCAGGCCAGGCGAATATCTATGCGCGGGTCGAGATCATGGGCGAGAATGGCGATCTGCTGAAAGCCGGCGAACGCGGCGAAATCGTCGTGCGCAGCAACCTCGTATTCTCCCATTACGTCGGCGTGCCAGATGATCAAAAGCCCAAGCCTGACACGTGGCATCACACCAGCGATGTCGGCTATCGCGACGAGGACGGCTTTTTCTACATCGTTGATCGTCTGCGCGACATGATCATCACCGGCGGCTTCAACGTCTATCCGTCCGAGGTCGAACAAGCCGTTCTCGCTCATCCGGCCGTGAAGGATTGCGCTGTCATTGGCGTGCCCGATGAGAAATGGGGCGAAGCCGTCGTTGCTTTCATCGAAGTCAAACCGAGTGAAGCTGTGACGGAGAGCGACTTGATCGCTTTCTGCCGCAAAACTCTGTCGGGCGTGAAGACGCCCAAGCGCGTGATCGTGGTCGACGAGCTGCCACGCAGCCCGGTGGGCAAAGTGCTGCGGCGCGTGGTGCGCGACGAATTGTGGAAGAACCGGCCGCGAAACATTTGA
- a CDS encoding thiolase produces MNRAKAAVVGAAESTSMGVVPHMSQLQLHADAALNALRDAGLSATAIDGIATAGEDSVQLAHYLGIRPSWIDGTGVGGCSFMMHLRHAVAAIGQGLCKTVLITHGESGKSRLPPPPFPWPPPPTSLMGQFETPFGIIGAPTMFTIPVLRYLKTYAISLEKLAMVPVIQREWAARNPRAFFKDAISVDDVLGAKMVAYPFTLLMCCPQTDGGGALIVTAPERAQEFSTRPVYVVGTGEACESSLISQMEDFTSSRAFRDSGRLAFADAGITQSDVDHLMIYDAFAHLPLYGLEALGFCKPGEAADFISERHTAPGGKLPVNTNGGGLSYMHSGMYGMYALQESVRQMRGIAPAQVPGAKISVAHGVGGMFAASSTIIFSNEKS; encoded by the coding sequence ATGAACCGCGCCAAAGCTGCTGTCGTCGGTGCCGCCGAGTCGACGTCCATGGGCGTCGTGCCCCATATGTCGCAACTGCAACTCCATGCCGATGCCGCCCTCAATGCCCTGCGCGACGCCGGGCTCTCCGCCACCGCCATCGATGGCATCGCGACTGCCGGCGAAGATTCAGTGCAACTGGCCCACTATCTCGGCATCCGGCCAAGTTGGATCGACGGCACTGGGGTCGGCGGTTGTTCCTTCATGATGCATCTGCGTCATGCGGTGGCGGCGATTGGCCAGGGCCTCTGCAAAACGGTTTTGATCACTCACGGCGAAAGTGGAAAATCACGTCTGCCGCCGCCGCCGTTTCCATGGCCGCCGCCACCGACGAGCTTGATGGGACAGTTTGAAACGCCCTTCGGCATTATCGGCGCGCCGACGATGTTCACGATTCCGGTGCTGCGCTATCTGAAAACCTATGCCATTTCGCTAGAAAAGCTGGCGATGGTGCCGGTCATTCAGCGCGAATGGGCAGCCCGCAATCCGCGCGCCTTCTTCAAGGACGCGATCTCTGTCGACGACGTTCTCGGCGCCAAAATGGTGGCCTATCCGTTCACCCTATTGATGTGCTGCCCGCAGACCGACGGTGGTGGGGCCTTGATCGTGACGGCACCGGAGCGGGCACAAGAGTTTTCGACACGGCCCGTCTATGTCGTGGGCACGGGCGAGGCGTGCGAAAGCTCGTTGATCAGCCAGATGGAGGATTTCACCTCCTCGCGCGCCTTCCGCGATTCCGGTCGTCTGGCTTTTGCCGATGCGGGCATCACGCAAAGTGATGTCGATCATCTGATGATCTATGACGCCTTCGCTCATCTGCCACTTTACGGGCTGGAAGCGCTTGGCTTCTGCAAGCCTGGCGAAGCCGCCGATTTCATTTCCGAGCGTCATACGGCGCCGGGCGGTAAGCTGCCGGTCAACACTAATGGTGGCGGTCTCAGCTACATGCATTCGGGCATGTACGGCATGTATGCCTTGCAGGAAAGCGTGCGCCAGATGCGCGGGATCGCTCCAGCGCAGGTTCCTGGTGCGAAAATCTCCGTCGCCCATGGGGTTGGCGGCATGTTCGCGGCGAGCAGTACCATCATTTTCAGCAACGAAAAATCATAG
- a CDS encoding Zn-ribbon domain-containing OB-fold protein — MAKGERYIPAPSPETAHFWSAAREGRLVLQRCEDCDHVYFPPRPFCARCLSRNVAEQEASGRAKLYSYVISHRAAPGFDAPYAIAVVELEEGPRMMTNIVDVAQTPEALLLDMPLRVTFRRLTDDISLPLFAPDEAVS, encoded by the coding sequence ATGGCTAAAGGCGAACGCTACATACCCGCGCCTTCGCCCGAGACGGCGCATTTTTGGAGCGCCGCGCGCGAAGGCCGCCTCGTCCTGCAGCGATGCGAAGATTGCGACCATGTCTATTTTCCGCCGCGGCCCTTTTGTGCCCGCTGTCTGTCGCGCAATGTCGCTGAGCAAGAGGCCAGCGGACGGGCCAAACTTTACAGCTATGTCATCAGCCATCGGGCGGCGCCGGGCTTCGACGCGCCCTATGCCATCGCGGTCGTCGAGCTGGAGGAAGGGCCGCGCATGATGACCAATATCGTCGATGTCGCGCAGACGCCGGAAGCGTTGCTTCTCGACATGCCGCTGCGCGTCACGTTCCGCAGATTGACCGACGATATTTCCCTGCCGCTGTTCGCGCCCGACGAGGCCGTATCATGA
- a CDS encoding MaoC/PaaZ C-terminal domain-containing protein has translation MAFDPHKLMSWPFKDVMRSYDDRDTLLYALSIGLGERLDDERWLPFVYEKQLKALPTMLTVLGMTDIGFMTDPDIGLDLSKMLHGEAGLEIHAPLPATGSIVSRMRLVDLIDKGPQKGSLLYYERHIRNGFDNTALATERGCFILRGNGGFADTSRVAPTPHAIPDRPADLVCDLPTLPQSALLYRLTGDRNPLHADPDLAHAVGFPRPILHGACTFGIAGHALLKTLCDYDPTRFKRMDVRFAAPVFPGETLRTEIWIEDEPYLSFRSKVLERDKVVLDNGYAQCDVVASVRDRLRSSGVLA, from the coding sequence ATGGCTTTCGATCCGCACAAGCTGATGAGCTGGCCGTTCAAGGACGTGATGCGCTCCTATGACGACCGCGACACCTTGCTCTATGCGCTCAGTATCGGCCTCGGCGAGCGCTTGGACGACGAACGTTGGTTGCCGTTCGTCTATGAAAAGCAATTGAAGGCGCTGCCGACCATGCTGACCGTGCTCGGCATGACCGATATCGGCTTTATGACGGACCCTGATATTGGTCTCGATCTATCGAAAATGTTGCATGGCGAAGCAGGGCTCGAAATTCATGCACCTCTACCGGCGACGGGGTCGATCGTCAGCCGGATGCGGCTCGTCGATCTCATCGACAAGGGACCGCAGAAAGGCTCGCTCCTTTATTACGAACGTCATATTCGCAATGGATTCGACAACACCGCTCTGGCGACCGAGCGCGGGTGCTTCATTCTGCGCGGCAATGGCGGCTTCGCCGATACGAGCCGTGTTGCACCCACCCCGCATGCGATCCCTGATCGCCCGGCCGATCTCGTCTGCGATCTGCCGACTTTGCCGCAATCGGCGCTGCTCTATCGTCTGACTGGCGATCGCAATCCACTTCATGCCGATCCTGATCTCGCCCACGCGGTGGGCTTCCCGCGCCCGATCCTGCACGGCGCCTGCACCTTCGGCATCGCCGGCCACGCTCTCCTGAAAACCCTCTGCGATTACGATCCGACACGCTTCAAGCGCATGGACGTGCGTTTCGCCGCGCCGGTCTTTCCTGGCGAGACACTGCGCACGGAAATCTGGATCGAGGACGAACCGTATTTGTCGTTCCGCAGCAAGGTGCTCGAGCGCGACAAGGTCGTTCTCGATAATGGCTACGCGCAGTGCGATGTGGTCGCGTCCGTACGCGATCGTTTACGTTCATCGGGAGTGCTGGCGTGA
- a CDS encoding SDR family NAD(P)-dependent oxidoreductase: MQAANLANKVVIVTGAGRGIGREIALFAAKEGARVIVNDLGGEPNGSGSNSTVAGEVVREIQAAGGTAAASTDSISSKEGAEKIIQTALDHFGRVDGVINNAGFLRDRMFYNMSDEEWDAIIQVHLYGYYYVSRAAAPHFKAQNSGAYVHFTSSSGLMGAVGQSNYAAAKMGVVGLSTGIAFDMARYNVTSNCIAPSAWSRLVAGVPLRSKAEEERAAMFQKKMGPEKIAPLCAFLTSDAAKDITGQIFKVRGNEIFLISQPRAVRSVHHDGGWTMQSLAETMLPALSPSFFKLTSHLDQFNWDPI; this comes from the coding sequence ATGCAGGCCGCCAATCTCGCAAACAAGGTCGTGATCGTGACGGGCGCCGGGCGGGGCATTGGCCGCGAAATCGCATTGTTCGCCGCTAAGGAAGGCGCGCGCGTTATCGTCAATGATCTTGGCGGTGAGCCCAATGGCAGCGGCAGCAACAGCACGGTGGCGGGCGAGGTCGTGCGCGAAATTCAAGCCGCCGGTGGAACGGCGGCCGCTAGCACCGATTCCATTTCGAGCAAAGAGGGCGCGGAAAAAATCATCCAGACGGCGCTCGATCATTTTGGCCGTGTTGATGGTGTCATCAACAATGCCGGCTTCCTGCGCGATCGCATGTTCTACAATATGAGTGATGAGGAATGGGATGCGATCATCCAGGTCCATCTCTACGGCTATTATTATGTGTCGCGCGCCGCCGCGCCGCATTTCAAGGCGCAGAACTCCGGCGCCTATGTACATTTCACCTCGTCGTCCGGCCTGATGGGCGCTGTCGGCCAATCAAACTATGCGGCGGCCAAGATGGGCGTCGTCGGCTTGTCCACAGGCATCGCCTTTGACATGGCGCGCTACAATGTCACTTCCAATTGCATCGCCCCCTCAGCCTGGAGCCGGCTTGTCGCGGGCGTTCCCTTGCGCTCGAAGGCCGAGGAGGAGCGCGCGGCGATGTTCCAGAAGAAGATGGGCCCGGAAAAGATCGCGCCGCTTTGCGCTTTTCTCACCAGCGATGCGGCCAAGGATATCACGGGCCAGATCTTCAAGGTGCGCGGCAATGAGATTTTCCTGATCAGTCAGCCGCGTGCGGTCCGCTCGGTGCATCACGATGGTGGCTGGACCATGCAAAGCCTGGCCGAAACCATGCTGCCGGCCCTGTCGCCGTCCTTCTTCAAGCTTACCTCCCATCTCGACCAGTTCAACTGGGATCCGATCTAG
- a CDS encoding TetR/AcrR family transcriptional regulator — protein MKAATKRKAKPKIAEAPKVVKRGRKDAQSSRTSRDGLLQTAVELFAKFGFDGVSTGDIAAAAGYSQAIIHYHFGSKDQLWREALTFLMHDLDARFPLDKNELRDLKPSDRLRVIVRRFIALSHYNADLASIMMRETLADSDRLKWLISRHFQKRVDFLDETIKELIQAGEAKDIPSYLVTQNILTTASMMFCLAPMIKLVHGVDVNDKSQGGAISDALLQLFLTGLLKN, from the coding sequence GTGAAAGCAGCAACGAAGCGGAAAGCTAAACCGAAGATCGCCGAGGCGCCCAAAGTCGTCAAACGCGGACGGAAAGACGCGCAGTCGTCTCGGACTTCTCGTGACGGTTTGTTGCAGACGGCTGTCGAACTCTTCGCCAAGTTTGGCTTTGATGGTGTTTCGACTGGCGACATCGCCGCCGCCGCAGGTTACTCGCAAGCGATCATTCATTATCATTTTGGCTCGAAGGATCAGCTTTGGCGCGAAGCGCTCACCTTCCTGATGCATGATCTCGATGCGCGCTTTCCGCTCGACAAGAACGAGCTGCGGGATTTGAAACCGTCCGATCGGCTGCGTGTCATCGTCCGGCGCTTCATTGCGCTGTCGCACTATAACGCCGATCTGGCGAGCATCATGATGCGCGAGACATTGGCCGACAGTGATCGCCTGAAATGGCTGATCAGCCGCCACTTTCAAAAGCGCGTCGATTTTCTGGATGAAACGATCAAGGAGCTGATCCAGGCTGGAGAAGCCAAGGACATTCCTTCTTATCTCGTGACGCAGAATATCTTGACCACGGCCTCCATGATGTTTTGCCTGGCGCCGATGATCAAGCTCGTCCATGGCGTTGACGTCAACGACAAGAGCCAGGGCGGCGCCATTTCCGATGCGCTGCTGCAGCTGTTTCTAACGGGTCTCCTGAAAAACTAG
- a CDS encoding acyl-CoA dehydrogenase family protein translates to MRVETEELRIFQDHVRRFVEREISPFHRQWEQQGIVPRDLWLAAGRAGILCCTVSEEFGGAGADYAASAIVTHELGRAGATGPGFIIHSEMAAPYIQKHGSAAQKQRWLPDLVAGKAIAGVAMTEPSAGSDLRGIKTRARPTADGYALSGQKVFISNGQLADVLIVAAKVEGSGRLSLFLVDTTLPGFKRGKNLEKIGCHAQDTSEIFFGDVPLGEADLLGGLGGGFDLLKEGLIRERLTVCISSQARAEACLATTADYAKQRELFGQNLLSFQNTRFKLAEVKADLLAGRALVDRLLASYLADDIDGVDAAAGKLWVTEMLGRTADTCLQIHGGWGYMLDFPIARAFVDARVDRIAGGSSEVMKEIIARAI, encoded by the coding sequence ATGCGGGTTGAGACGGAAGAGCTTCGGATTTTTCAGGATCACGTGCGGCGCTTTGTCGAACGCGAGATCAGCCCGTTTCACCGCCAATGGGAACAGCAGGGCATCGTGCCGCGCGATCTGTGGCTGGCCGCCGGTCGTGCTGGCATTCTGTGCTGCACGGTCTCGGAAGAATTCGGCGGCGCCGGCGCCGATTATGCCGCCAGCGCCATCGTCACCCATGAACTGGGGCGTGCGGGCGCAACAGGGCCGGGCTTTATCATTCATTCGGAAATGGCCGCGCCCTATATCCAGAAACACGGTAGCGCCGCGCAGAAGCAGCGCTGGCTGCCCGATCTGGTGGCCGGCAAGGCGATCGCCGGCGTGGCGATGACCGAACCTTCCGCCGGCAGCGATCTGCGCGGCATCAAGACACGGGCGAGGCCGACCGCTGATGGCTATGCCCTCAGTGGCCAGAAGGTGTTCATCTCCAACGGGCAGCTCGCCGATGTGCTGATTGTCGCCGCCAAGGTGGAGGGCAGCGGGCGCCTGTCTCTGTTCCTGGTCGACACCACGTTGCCAGGCTTCAAGCGCGGTAAGAATCTTGAAAAGATCGGCTGCCATGCGCAGGACACATCGGAAATCTTCTTCGGCGATGTGCCGCTCGGTGAGGCCGATCTTCTCGGCGGTCTTGGCGGCGGCTTCGATCTCTTGAAGGAGGGACTCATTCGCGAACGCTTGACCGTCTGCATCTCCTCGCAGGCACGGGCCGAGGCCTGTTTGGCGACAACAGCGGACTATGCCAAACAGCGCGAACTGTTTGGCCAGAACCTTCTGTCGTTCCAAAACACGCGCTTCAAACTGGCCGAAGTCAAGGCGGACCTGCTGGCTGGCCGGGCGTTGGTGGATCGGTTACTGGCCAGTTATCTTGCCGATGACATCGACGGCGTGGATGCGGCCGCCGGAAAGTTGTGGGTAACTGAAATGTTGGGGCGTACCGCGGATACCTGCCTGCAAATTCACGGTGGTTGGGGGTACATGCTAGACTTCCCGATCGCCAGGGCTTTCGTAGATGCGCGGGTCGATCGGATTGCTGGGGGCAGCAGTGAAGTGATGAAAGAGATTATCGCGCGGGCGATATGA